The DNA window TGTTACTCTTAGAATCATATGTACATTTCTTACCACATCTTCTATTTCATTTTGAGGGTTGTAATTTATGCCATCTTTAGAATTTATCAAATATATCATAACTTAAACACCTTCTTTTGTAGATTTTTTACAGTGTCTTCATACTCAACTCCGAGAATAGTCTTAGCAGTTTGTCTGTGCTCTATCTTTTTTTGATACTGTAAAGGGTCGTCTACATACTCAAGAAGGGTTATATCCAAATTGATATAATCAAACTCTCCAGTAACTGCATTAAAATGCGATAATGTTTCTTCAATTCCTGTTATCAAAAATGGAAACTCTCCTATCACATGATACCCCAGTATTAATGGGGCATATCTTCCTAACTCCATGAAATCTTTTAACATTTGTAAATGTAGACTAGGAGCTTTAGTTAATCCTGCTATCAATTCTATTGATAAACTAACTTCCATAAGTTCTCTACCTTGTTGTCTTACTTTACCAATCCCATAAATAGGCTCATGTTGAGTTATTTTAGCTTTTCTGCTTCTCGATAATTCTTTTTTTAAAGAAAATACATTCAAGTCACTAGCATAAAAAATTATGTCTCCTAAACTTCCTATCATGATGGACCTCCTGTGTTACCACTTCCTGGTTGTATTCCTGAGTGAGTATGCGTGTTAAGATTAATGCCATCTAACATAGCAGTACCTTTAGTATCCGTATTAGATTTAAAAGTAGTATCTCCATCAACTGTTAGTGTCTTTTTAATCTCCACATCTGCAGTAATAACTACTTTATTGACGGGGGATAATGTTAAAACTCCATCTTTGTAAGAATAGAATCCGCCATCTGAGAATGTCCTTTTTACTTCCCCCTCGGAAATTTCTGAAGGTCTCATAGGGCAACCCAAAATATAGCCCTGTTCCATCATATCTGGTAGCGATAAAACTATAACGGTTTGCCCTTTCTCAAGATGATAGTTATCCGAATGAGATTCTGAGAATGGAACCAGAATATTTAACCAATCTGAAATCTTATTGTCTCTATCTGGAAATATAACTCTCGCTTTACCATTAGCTATGTCTGTATCATTTACTTCTCCTTGTTTCAAGATATCCTGCATTCTTACTCACCACCTTTTTATTTTTAATCTTATTTGTTTTTCTTTTTTCTCTTTCTTTTTTTCTAGCTTTCTTCCTAGCTTCTTTCTCTTTTTCCTTCTTATCTCTTTTAGCTTTATCAATTGCTTTTGCTCTTTCTTCTGCATTTTGTCTAGCACCAACTTTAAAAGCTTCTATATCGCAAGTGTAGTCTCCTGAGATATTGTGTGTAACTTTATCAATTACATATCTTCCAGCAAATCTACCAAAACTATCATCTAGTTCTATAATGCAACCTGCACAGTATTTAACATCTCCATCAACTGTTAAGTTTATAGAGTACTCTTGCTTTAAACTGTCCTTTAAAGTCTTCTCTGCAACTTTCTTAGCTTGAGATTTCCCCTTAGTTTTAATTTTTTTAGTTTTCTTTTTCTTAGTTCTTTTCTTTGTAGCTTTCTTTCTAAATTCTAAATATCCTCCACCATCATCAAGCATAAGTTACCTCATTTCTTTTCTCTAATTCTTCTCTTGTTATAGTTTCTACTATATGTTCTTTTTTATCAGCATCATAATAACTAACTTCAACCTTATCATAAACACCCTGATTTTTCTTTTTTAGAGTAAAATTTCTAATTCTATGGTCTTTAATATTAAAGACATCAATATTATCGTTATCAATTAATACATCATCATTAAAGACTATTAGCTTATCATCAGTAACTTTCAAACTTAGAGCTGTTTCAGATAGAACTCTATTTAAAAAACCTAAATCTGTTTCTCTATCCTGATCTAGTCTATCAAAAAATACATCATCACAATGTAGCTCATAATTCAACTCATGTTTTGTAGCTATTTTTGATATTAACTCTTTAAGAGTTATTTTTTCCCAAGCTACACTATTAACTTGTTCTCTAATAGTCTGGTCTAATGGTAAAGCTAAGCATTTCAAAGATAACCTTTGATTATTAAAAGTAGGCTCATCTACATAAAAAGAACCTAGATCCAAAAATCTAGGTTTTCCATTTTCTGTTTGAACTATTCCAACTAGTAATCTTGCATTTTCATCAGGATACCACTCATTCAGCCACCTATAATCTAAGTTCTCAATATCCATTTCCAAATCATCAATGGCATTTTTAGAATTATCAGTATAAGCTAAGGATGAAATACTGGGTTGAATTTCTTCTGTGATGTTTACACCTTCATAAAATACTAATATTTTTATATTCCTTGCTATCCCAATTTAATCACTCTCCTTTCACAATAAAAAAGAGCAGCTTTTACACTGCTCTATGTATGTAATCTGAATTATAATCCCAACAATTCCTTTTTCTTTTTATTAAATTCTTCTAATGTTATAACCCCTTGATCTAATAATGCCTTAAATTTTAATATCTCATCTGCTGAACTAACTTGTTGATTAACTATTTGTGCTTGTGGTTTGTTTAATTCTTCTCTGGCTTTATTAACCGCATTTACAAAAGGTACTAATGTGTCCTTTGAGACATGTGTAACATTCATTTTTGAAGCCCCATCCCAAATTTCTATTTCCCCCAATATCAAGCCTTTTTTATGTCCTATTGAGTTTATCTTTCCTAAAGGTATCTCAATTTGTTTTAATCCAAAAATCATTCCCTTATCTAAAAAAATTACTCTCTTATTTGTTGAAACAACTAACCAAGTATTTCCGTTTAACATTCCAGAGGTAGCGTAAGTTATCACTTCATCATCTTGAATAATATTTGGAAGCTCTTTTACTTCTTTCTTTGTTCCCCAAAAATCTATTGCCCCACATTCTTTCAACATCAATTGAATTTCATCTAAACTTTTCATTTTATTCCCTCCTAATAAAATTATAATACTTATTGTACTATAAATAGTTTATAAAAGCAATAAGATAACATTTATCTTTTCCATGGTGGTAGTTTAGATGTTTCTACAGCGCTTGCGATAGGCGTAACTTCTGGTACTATGATAGGTATATTAGAATCAAATACAGCAATAGATAATAAATTAAGATTAGCCCTCATTAGTTGATGAAAATACTGTTCAGAACCATATAATTTATAACTTATCAAGTCCCAAGTATCTCCATTAACTGTTTTGTATACTTTTACTTTTCTCATACTATCGCCGTCCTTCTTTTCTTATTTTGTATTTCTAGTATAACCTTTTTAACTTCTCTTGCAATATCTGCTTGATTTGATGAATTTCCAGTAATGTTAATGGTTATTGTGTCTCCACCTATAATAGTCTTTGAATTGTTAGAAATATTTCTGATTCTA is part of the Fusobacterium nucleatum genome and encodes:
- a CDS encoding phage tail protein, whose amino-acid sequence is MIGSLGDIIFYASDLNVFSLKKELSRSRKAKITQHEPIYGIGKVRQQGRELMEVSLSIELIAGLTKAPSLHLQMLKDFMELGRYAPLILGYHVIGEFPFLITGIEETLSHFNAVTGEFDYINLDITLLEYVDDPLQYQKKIEHRQTAKTILGVEYEDTVKNLQKKVFKL
- a CDS encoding phage baseplate protein, whose product is MQDILKQGEVNDTDIANGKARVIFPDRDNKISDWLNILVPFSESHSDNYHLEKGQTVIVLSLPDMMEQGYILGCPMRPSEISEGEVKRTFSDGGFYSYKDGVLTLSPVNKVVITADVEIKKTLTVDGDTTFKSNTDTKGTAMLDGINLNTHTHSGIQPGSGNTGGPS
- a CDS encoding PH domain-containing protein, which encodes MKSLDEIQLMLKECGAIDFWGTKKEVKELPNIIQDDEVITYATSGMLNGNTWLVVSTNKRVIFLDKGMIFGLKQIEIPLGKINSIGHKKGLILGEIEIWDGASKMNVTHVSKDTLVPFVNAVNKAREELNKPQAQIVNQQVSSADEILKFKALLDQGVITLEEFNKKKKELLGL
- a CDS encoding tail protein X, with translation MRKVKVYKTVNGDTWDLISYKLYGSEQYFHQLMRANLNLLSIAVFDSNIPIIVPEVTPIASAVETSKLPPWKR